The following coding sequences are from one Humulus lupulus chromosome X, drHumLupu1.1, whole genome shotgun sequence window:
- the LOC133804631 gene encoding uncharacterized protein LOC133804631 — translation MPPKGNRVSGPVAQSVPPVDVSDQIDRMCRLLEASQQRSDEAIKTLAEAQARLEPEIAELRRSTDTTRNTQAHDNLDSGRYEILIERVNSPHQNMNPGKERSQGIPPSSGAEERRAPTSDTHGRTEAEPTGPAQPVAEIRPQRTTPQAAHDSPSEGRVPSIWFLDSWKEDMMGEMMQKFSDGRSAYATEHLDLVSRTTKKSPFSEWIQNEPKPRDFIIPSLPAFNGKGDPLNHLFQFQQKMALEANNEAIRCKVFSTTFSGPALLWFRQLKPGSLNSFSDLRRTFLQQYSANREAPRTMADLYRIEQGENEHPKAYLQRFIDLVHQIHDVDPLTAANLFVKSLQVGSLLHENLTMMPPYDMADVQTRAEGVFRVLEFRERA, via the coding sequence ATGCCACCAAAAGGCAACAGAGTTTCGGGTCCAGTCGCACAGAGCGTCCCTCCGGTGGACGTGAGCGACCAGATCGATAGGATGTGTCGCTTGTTGGAGGCGAGCCAGCAGCGGTCAGATGAAGCAATCAAGACATTGGCCGAAGCCCAAGCTAGGCTTGAACCCGAGATTGCTGAGCTGCGCAGATCTACTGACACAACTCGCAACACCCAAGCCCACGACAATCTTGATTCTGGCAGATATGAAATTCTAATCGAGCGCGTTAATTCCCCTCATCAAAACATGAACCCAGGTAAGGAAAGATCCCAAGGTATCCCGCCATCCTCCGGGGCCGAAGAGCGACGAGCCCCAACCTCTGACACGCATGGGCGGACGGAAGCAGAACCCACCGGACCCGCTCAGCCAGTAGCCGAAATCCGTCCTCAACGCACCACACCTCAAGCCGCGCACGATTCTCCCTCTGAAGGTCGTGTTCCCTCGATCTGGTTCTTAGATAGTTGGAAAGAAGACATGATGGGGGaaatgatgcagaagttctcAGATGGGCGATCAGCCTACGCCACCGAACATTTGGATCTAGTATCAAGAACCACTAAGAAATCGCCTTTCTCGGAATGGATTCAGAATGAGCCAAAGCCTCGAGACTTCATCATCCCTTCCCTGCCTGCATTCAATGGAAAGGGAGATCCACTAAACCATTTATTCCAATTTCAACAGAAGATGGCATTAGAAGCTAATAACGAAGCTATTCGGTGCAAAGTCTTTTCAACGACTTTCTCCGGGCCAGCTCTGTTATGGTTTCGACAATTAAAACCCGGGTCACTCAACAGTTTTAGTGATCTCCGACGGACCTTTTTACAGCAATACAGTGCGAACCGAGAGGCACCCAGAACAATGGCTGATCTCTATCGGATTGAACAGGGGGAGAATGAACATCCGAAAGCATACTTACAGCGTTTCATTGACCTCGTGCATCAAATCCACGACGTCGACCCACTCACCGCAGCAAATCTCTTCGTCAAAAGCTTGCAGGTGGGATCTCTTTTACATGAGAATCTCACCATGATGCCTCCATACGACATGGCAGACGTGCAGACCCGAGCCGAGGGCGTCTTCAGGGTCTTAGAATTTCGAGAACGCGCATAG
- the LOC133804633 gene encoding uncharacterized protein LOC133804633, which produces MSDRCQPFLQCIKKSTNTTWGPEQRKALEELKTYLSSPPILSSPIANEDLFLYLSISQFAVSSVLFREEANRQKPVFYCSKMLLDAKTRYSMMEKLALALLTAKKKLRQYFESHTIIVYTDYPLKQVLSKPDLSGRLSKWAIELGTYDIQFSPRKAKKGQVLADFLVEIQSFTPDTLPELLKSEDQWVWTMHTDGASNSQGAELAREMGIQRLNVRGDSQLMIEQVAGNFDTKAPHLASLLQKVTDLRSHFHQFELIQVPREQNQKADALAKLASAGGCTRQSSISISRSSKDMEVYSTSSEPECWMDPIIRYLSTSELPPNPKYAKLMRLQAHRYSIIHGTLYRKSFNGPYLRCLRPSEAKKLLEEIHEGTCGNHTGGRSLAHKALTAGYYWPYMMIEARDYAKKCDKCQRFAPTIHQPAQTLHSIVAPWPFAKWGMDVVGELLKAAGGRRYSLVATDYFTKWVVAEAYVTVSKTYTMSFIWKHIICQFGIPWEIVVDNGTPFQNAKVQELCDTYKIKLSFASVTYPQGNGQAEASNKVISYDLLMEVWI; this is translated from the exons ATGTCTGACCGTTGCCAGCCCTTCTTGCAATGCATAAAGAAATCTACCAACACCACCTGGGGACCAGAGCAAAGAAAAGCGTTGGAAGAATTGAAAACTTATTTGAGCTCCCCTCCTATATTGAGCTCCCCCATAGCTAATGAAGATTTATTCTTGTACTTGTCTATCTCACAATTCGCTGTGAGTTCTGTTCTCTTCCGAGAAGAAGCCAATCGTCAGAAGCCAGTGTTCTACTGCAGCAAGATGCTTTTGGACGCCAAAACTCGTTACAGTATGATGGAAAAGTTGGCACTCGCACTCCTTACGGCAAAGAAGAAGTTACGACAATATTTTGAAAGCCACACCATCATTGTATATACGGACTATCCATTAAAGCAAGTATTGAGTAAGCCCGACCTCTCTGGAAGGTTATCTAAATGGGCAATTGAGCTAGGGACGTACGATATTCAGTTCTCGCCACGAAAAGCTAAAAAAGGACAGGTACTAGCTGACTTCCTAGTTGAAATTCAGTCGTTCACCCCTGACACTCTGCCAGAATTGTTAAAGTCAGAAGATCAATGGGTGTGGACGATGCATACTGATGGAGCATCCAATTCCCAAGGGGCTG AACTAGCACGAGAAATGGGCATCCAACGTCTGAATGTCAGAGGAGACTCACAGCTTATGATAGAGCAAGTGGCTGGGAATTTCGATACTAAAGCACCCCATCTGGCTAGCCTTCTACAAAAGGTAACTGACTTGCGATCACATTTTCACCAGTTCGAACTCATACAAGTACCTAGGGAGCAAAATCAGAAGGCCGATGCCCTTGCCAAATTAGCCTCTGCAGGAGGTTGCACACGCCAGTCCTCCATATCTATAAGCCGATCAAGCAAAGACATGGAAGTCTATTCAACCTCATCAGAACCTGAATGCTGGATGGATCCAATCATAAGATACTTGTCCACCTCCGAACTCCCACCTAACCCAAAATACGCAAAACTTATGCGCCTTCAGGCACATCGTTATTCCATAATCCATGGGACGCTGTACCGCAAGTCCTTCAACGGCCCCTACCTACGGTGCTTGCGTccatcagaagctaaaaaattgctagaagagatacatgagggGACATGCGGAAATCACACAGGGGGACGAAGTCTGGCACACAAAGCACTTACagcagggtattactggccatacATGATGATAGAGGCACGTGACTATGccaaaaaatgcgacaaatgccaacgattcgcacccaccatccatcaacCTGCTCAAACCTTACACTCCATCGTTgcaccttggccttttgcaaaatGGGGTATGGATGTGGTAGGTGAACTACTTAAGGCTGCTGGAGGAAGACGGTATTCTCTTGTAGCcactgattacttcacgaaatgggttgTGGCAGAGGCATACGTCACAGTCAGCAAAACATACACTATGTCCTTCATTTGGAagcatatcatatgtcaatttgggaTACCATGGGAGATAGTCGTGGACAATGGAACCCCGTTCCAAAATGCGAAGGTACAAGAACTATGTGACACATACAAGATCAAGCTGAGCTTTGCCTCTGTCACTTACCCACAAGGTAACGGCCAAGCAGAAGCTTCCAACAAAGttatct CTTATGATCTCTTGatggaagtttggatttga